The Mycobacterium seoulense genome has a window encoding:
- a CDS encoding alpha/beta hydrolase, whose product MTQTNLSRPQGLTRIDPVLREVAAALGVVEFRAETLPAEREHADRLAAERATAADTAGVAIETRTIAGPGGHQLKLRLYRGPDLDRADSGSPLVLYAHGGGFVTGNLDTDHAQCVELAREGGCLLISVDYRLAPEHPCPAALDDIEAGFYYAIRNCAELDVDVNRIAVMGRDAGAALVAGLSQRMFDDEGPQILVQILHQPMLDSDATQSRREFQRTPGLNGPAVSRAWGHYLGHASATGQHVPAHRANLEGLPPTFISCAEIDPCRDEAIDYANRLLHAYVHTELHVIAAAFNGFDSLVPDWVVSQENRALHARSLRRVFAM is encoded by the coding sequence CGGGAGGTGGCAGCCGCGCTGGGCGTCGTCGAATTCCGCGCCGAGACATTGCCCGCCGAACGCGAGCACGCCGACCGGCTCGCCGCCGAGCGCGCCACGGCAGCCGACACCGCCGGTGTGGCCATCGAGACGCGCACGATCGCCGGCCCGGGCGGCCATCAGCTGAAGCTTCGCCTCTACCGGGGCCCCGACCTCGACCGAGCGGACTCGGGTTCCCCCCTTGTCCTGTACGCCCACGGCGGTGGCTTCGTGACCGGCAACCTCGACACGGATCACGCGCAATGCGTGGAGCTGGCCAGAGAAGGCGGTTGCCTGCTGATATCGGTCGACTACCGGCTCGCGCCGGAACATCCCTGCCCGGCGGCGTTGGACGACATAGAGGCGGGCTTTTATTACGCGATCCGCAATTGCGCCGAGCTGGACGTGGATGTCAACCGCATCGCGGTGATGGGGCGGGACGCGGGTGCCGCGCTGGTCGCGGGCCTCAGTCAGCGCATGTTCGACGACGAGGGCCCGCAGATCCTGGTGCAGATCCTGCACCAGCCGATGCTCGACTCCGATGCCACCCAGTCGCGGCGTGAGTTCCAGCGCACGCCGGGGCTCAACGGGCCGGCGGTGAGCCGGGCGTGGGGTCACTACCTCGGGCACGCGAGCGCCACCGGTCAACACGTCCCCGCGCACCGGGCGAACCTCGAGGGCCTGCCGCCCACGTTCATCAGCTGCGCGGAGATCGATCCGTGCCGCGACGAAGCGATCGACTATGCGAACAGGCTGCTGCACGCCTACGTGCACACCGAATTGCACGTCATCGCAGCCGCATTCAACGGCTTCGACTCACTGGTTCCCGACTGGGTCGTTTCGCAGGAGAACCGGGCCCTGCACGCGCGCTCCCTGCGCCGTGTGTTCGCCATGTAG